A single window of Ictalurus furcatus strain D&B chromosome 3, Billie_1.0, whole genome shotgun sequence DNA harbors:
- the wdr89 gene encoding WD repeat-containing protein 89, translated as MDSLEDTFEALSISRRLQPDEPSYILDLALSPVDLIAASCSNHVVRLHAKETLRVLGEHQGHTGAVFGVRFSPSSPDLLFTGSSDGTLRCWDVRRPGSSAVRVFRSDPDHSYCSFDVSCNGTVVCAGTEQLGDDSFLVFWDSRTTGGGAKQEGLLGVYSESHSDDITAVRFHPKQADRLASGSTDGLVNVFDLSLGEEDDALVTTCNCDSSASTLCWSGKYQDQLLCLTHDEGLHLWDLSRLDSDDSFTLFGSSDARTLISLPDGTSLDYFVGGTWLEEAGRLVVVGGSHSGELRLLDCSGGEPKLMKSLSGGHSSTVRCFQWDAVGGALLTGGEDGQLLQWKAGAEEISVGQKDNLKSVSSMQLKAKSHRKQALKREKKHTF; from the exons ATGGATTCCCTCGAAGACACCTTTGAGGCGCTGTCGATCTCCAGACGTTTGCAGCCAGATGAGCCTTCGTACATCCTGGACTTAGCCCTTTCACCCGTTGACCTCATCGCCGCGTCCTGCTCCAATCATGTTGTTCGTCTGCACGCTAAAGAGACCCTCCGAGTTCTGGGAGAACATCAGGGCCACACGGGGGCCGTGTTCGGGGTCCGATTTTCTCCGTCGTCGCCCGATCTGCTCTTCACCGGCTCTTCCGACGGGACGCTGCGATGCTGGGACGTGCGTCGGCCCGGGTCCTCCGCGGTCCGCGTGTTCAGGAGCGATCCGGATCACTCGTACTGTTCGTTCGACGTGAGCTGTAACGGCACGGTGGTGTGCGCCGGCACCGAGCAGCTGGGCGACGACAGCTTTCTGGTTTTCTGGGATTCCCGTACGACAGGAGGTGGAGCCAAACAGGAAGGGCTACTGGGGGTGTACTCAGAGTCGCacagtgatgacatcacagccGTGCGCTTCCACCCAAAGCAGGCGGACAGGCTGGCGTCGGGTTCCACAGACGGCCTGGTGAACGTGTTCGATTTGAGTTTGGGAGAAGAAGACGACGCCCTCGTCACCACGTGCAACTGTGACTCCTCCGCTAGCACCCTCTGCTGGTCAG gtaaATATCAGGACCAGCTGCTGTGTCTCACTCACGACGAAGGCCTCCATCTGTGGGATTTGTCTCGGCTGGACAGCGACGACTCGTTCACGCTCTTCGGTTCGTCCGACGCTCGAACCCTCATCTCTTTACCCGATGGAACTTCTCTGGACTACTTTGTAGGCGGAACGTGGCTGGAAGAAGCAGGTCGCCTGGTCGTGGTGGGCGGATCCCATAGCGGAGAGCTCCGGCTGCTGGACTGCAGTGGCGGCGAACCGAAGCTGATGAAGTCACTGAGTGGCGGCCATTCTTCCACGGTGAGGTGTTTCCAGTGGGACGCGGTGGGTGGGGCCTTGCTGACAGGCGGAGAGGACGGGCAGCTGCTGCAGTGGAAGGCGGGAGCCGAGGAGATCAGCGTGGGGCAGAAAGACAACTTAAAAAGCGTCTCGTCCATGCAACTCAAAGCAAAATCGCACAGGAAGCAGGCgctgaaaagagagaaaaagcatacattttaa